One genomic segment of Nerophis lumbriciformis linkage group LG20, RoL_Nlum_v2.1, whole genome shotgun sequence includes these proteins:
- the LOC133619264 gene encoding uncharacterized protein isoform X5 codes for MDDAMLCYAKMACEKESAPATSRKSPTEKKMKTADKDIQQLIGHPEERSTQSGGSPTLKQETPQPPHIKKEEEELCITQEGEYLLGPQEADLTKLPLTVVSVKIEDDEEKPQLDNLFAPLSDSEAEDEVEEPLSSDTDCEVIHQLIGHPEELLPQTGGSSTLKQETPQALHIKKEKEELWITQEGECLLGPQEADLTKLPLTVVSVKTEDDEEKPHLDNLLKTEDEVAVPLSSDTDCEGDMRTHTDNKQFECSKNIRGKERFSCSVCAKSLTRKIDLTQHMRTHTGEKPFSCSVCGKSFSQKGNVTQHMKTHTGEKTCICSVCGKYFSQKSNLVQHMRTHTGEKPFNCSDCGKRFSQNNSLTLHMRTHTGTKPFTCSVCDRSFSQKSSLTLHIRTHTGKKPFKCSVCGRNFSQKIRLTQHMRTHKGEKPFVCSVCGKRFYHNVHAVRHIRTHTGE; via the exons ATGGacgatgctatgctatgctatgctaagatggcctGTGAGAAAGAATCAGCGCCAGCAACTTCTAGaaaatcaccaacggagaaaaAGATGAAAACTGCAGATAAAG acatcCAGCAGCTAATTGGTCATCCAGAAGAACGTTCCACTCAGTCAGGAGGGAgccccactttgaagcaggagactccacagccaccccacattaaaaaggaagaggaagaactctgcatcactcaggagggagagtatcTTCTAGGACCgcaggaggctgatctcaccaagttgccactgactgttgtctctgtgaagattgaagatgatgaagagaaaccacaactaGACAATCTCtttgctccactatcagatagtgaggctgaagacgaggttgaagaacctttgagcagcgatacagactgtgaag tcatccatcagctgattggtcATCCAGAAGAACTTCTCCCTCAGACAGgagggagctccactttgaagcaggagactccacaggCACTCCACATTAAAAAGGAAAAAGAGGAactctggatcactcaggagggagagtgtcttctaggaccgcaggaggctgatctcaccaagttgccactgactgttgtctctgtgaagactgaagatgatgaagagaaaccacatctAGACAACCTCCTTAAGACTGAAGACGAGGTTGCAgtacctttgagcagcgatacagactgtgaaggtgatatgaggactcacactgacaacaaacaattTGAATGCTCTAAAAATATAAGAGGTAAAGAACGTTtcagctgctcagtttgtgctaaaagcCTGACGAGGAAGATAGatctgactcaacacatgagaacgcacacaggagaaaaaccatttagttgttcagtttgcggtaaaagcttttctcaaaaaggCAATGTGACgcaacacatgaaaacacacacaggagaaaaaacatgtatatgttcagtttgtggcaaatacTTTTCTCAAAAAAGCAATTTGGTtcagcacatgagaacacacacaggagaaaaaccatttaattgctcAGATTGTGGTAAACGCTTTTCTCAGAATAATAGTTTGACtctacacatgagaacgcacacaggaacAAAACCGTTTACTTGTTCAGTTTGTGATAGAAGCTTTTCTCAAAAGAGCAGTCTGACATTACACATTAGAACACACACTGGGAAAAAACCATTTAAATGTTCAGTTTGCGGTAGAAACTTTTCCCAAAAGATccgtttgactcaacacatgagaacgcacaaaggagaaaaaccatttgttTGCTCAGTTTGCGGTAAAAGATTCTATCATAATGTGCACGCAGtaagacacataagaacacacacaggagaataa